The Anoxybacillus amylolyticus DNA segment ATTTCCATGTTTCTTGCCTCCTTTGTCTAAATATTTGCGACAACGCTCTAAAGCATCTGTAAACAGCTGAATGACATGGAAATAATCGACCACATGTGTCGCCTCTGGGCAAATCCCTTGAATCGCTTTTTTCATCGCTGGAGCCAAATCGCTCACGACATACTGAACAGAACCAGACACATGAGCCAACGCACGTCCAATGGCTTCCTCGTTCTTTCCTGCTTCAATGGCATACACTTCTCCCGTTTCGGCATCCATGATCGTCACTCCGTAGTCATGCCCTTTTCGAAAAGCAAACTCATCGACACAAACCGCCTTTGGTTGGATTTCATTCGATAGGAAGGAAGGGGCATGAGTATAAAACCAACGTTCAACGGTCGTGTAAGGAAGCTTGAGCATACGAGCCACTGCCTGAATGGATGTTCCGATGCAAGATTGCGCGACCCATTGCTGAAAAGCATCCGTCGCCACACTTCGAGGAGCGATGGCTGGATAAGACGTGCTGAATGTCATGCCACACGTACCACAACGTCTGCGCTCTACAGGAAGTTCAATCCAAAAAATTCCGATTCGCTGAGCATAGCCATGCATCCATTGCTTCTTTTTGCATGTCATTTTGATCGTGCGCTTCAAGCAGACAGGACATAACGGGCATTGTTCGGGCAGAGAAAGTTCGAAAATCCAACGTTCTTCTTCTTTTCGTACCTTTTGAATCAAAACATCTGGTAAATCGATGAGTTCTTTGATAAACTGAGAGTACATGCGAATTTTCCTCCAATGGTTTGGTTTGGTCACCTTTACCATACAGGAAAATTCGCATTTTTTGTACCCTCTATTTTCTCTATGCACACCTATCTTAAATGATCAAGTACAACTTGTGGTGAAGAGCCAAAATTATGCTGATTACCCTTTAATTGGAATAGATAACATTGAAAAGAATACAGGAAATATTATTAATATAAAAACTGTAAGAGAGTGTGATATCAAAGGAAGCAAGTACTACTTTAATAGTGATCATATTATTTATAGTAAAATCCGACCTTACTTGAATAAGGTAGCTTCCCCATCTTTTGAAGGACTATGTAGTACGGATGCCTATCCTTTGAAGATTAATAAAGAAAAAACCAACAAGCAATTCATATTGAGTATATTGCGTTCAAAATACTTCGTTAATTATGCTATAAGGCAGAGTAAGGGAGCTAATATACCAAGGATAGATCAAAAACAACTTTTGGATTACAAAACCATATTGCCAGACTTAAAGTTGCAAGATGAATTTGAGTATATAGTCGAACAAATAGATGCTCAAAAAGAAATCATGAGAAATAGCTTAAAGGAGCTAGAGCACAACTTCCACTCCCTCATGCAACGGGCGTTTATGGGAGAGTTGTTCAACGATTAGTAAATTCGTGCTTGTCAAGGGAGGGGTATTTGTTGTTATCGAACTTTAGTTTTTTAATAGACAAGCCTCATTATGAAAGTTTTGCAAATGCGTGTGTAGAGGCGGAGAAAAGTTTGGTTGTGAGTCCAGCGACGTGTGCGATTTTGACGCGCCGGGCGCTGGAGCTTGCGGTGAAGTGGGTATATAGCTTTGATAGCGTGTTAAAAGTGCCGTATCAAGATAACTTATCGAGCTTAATTCACGATCATGGGTTTATGGAGATTATTGATGAAGAGTTGTTGCCGCTGTTGCGTTACATTGTCAAACTGGGAAATGTCGCAGTTCATACAAATGCGATGATTACAAGGGAAGAAGCGATTCTTTCTTTGCATCATCTTCATCAATTTGTTTCTTGGATTGACTATTGTTATTCCGATGAATATACCGCGACAGACTTTGATGAATCGCTCTTACAAATGGGAGAAGAAAAGCGTGAACGACCAGAAGAATTAAAAGATTTATACGAGCGGTTAAGCTCGAAAGACAAACGTCTTGAAGAAATGATGAAAGAAAACGAAAAGCTTCGCGCCCTTCTCACCGCCAAAAGGGAAGAAAATACGAAAGAGTACGATTTCCAAGTCGATGAGTTAAGTGAATACGAAACAAGAAAAAAATATATTGACCTCGAATTGAAACTGGCAGGGTGGGAGTTTAAAAAAGACGTTGTCGTTGAATATCCTGTCGTTGGTATGCCGAATCAAGAAGGGGTTGGCTACGTCGATTACGTCTTGTTTGGCAATAACGGCAAGCCGCTTGCGGTCATTGAAGCAAAACGTACGACCGTTGACCCTAACAAAGGAAAACAACAAGCAAAGTTATACGCCGACTGCATTGAAACGATGCACGGCCAACGTCCAATCATTTTTTACACAAACGGGTTTGAAACGTATATTTGGGACGACCTTAACTATCCGGCGCGAAAAGTTTCTGGCTTTTACAATAAAGAAGAGCTAAGCTTACTTATTGACCGTCGAACGATGAAAAAGCCTTTCAAACACGTGCAAATCAATGAAAACATGATCAATCGCTACTATCAAAAAGAAGCGGTGTTAGCTGTATGCGATGCGCTTGAGAAAAAACAGCGTAAAGCATTGCTTGTCATGGCGACAGGAAGCGGAAAAACGCGAACAGCGATCGCGATTGTCGATGTGCTTACGCGCCATAATTGGGTAAAAAACATTTTATTTTTAGCCGATCGGAAAGCGCTTGTGATGCAAGCGAAAAATAACTTCAGCCACCTGCTTCCGAATTTAACGTTTTGTAATTTGCTCGATAACAAAGACAATCCAGAGGAAAGCCGCATGGTGTTTTCGACATATCCAACGATGATGAACGCGATTGACGAAGCGAAACGAAAAGACGGCAAACGGCTCTTTACAGTTGGGCATTTTGATTTAATTATCGTTGATGAATCCCATCGCAGTATTTATAAGAAGTACCGAGCGATTTTCGACTATTTTGATGCGATATTGCTTGGGCTGACCGCCACCCCAAAAGATGAAATTGACCGCAATACGTACGAAATATTTGATCTGGAAAACGGCGTGCCGACCTATGCCTATGAGTTAGATCAAGCGGTTCAAGATGGCTATTTAGTCGATTATCGAACGATTGAAACAACGCTAAAGTTTCTCGAAGAGGGTATTCGTTACGATGACTTATCAGATGAAGAAAAAGAACGATATGAAGAAACATTTGATGATGAAGTAGGCGAGGATATTGACAGTGCCGCGTTAAACGAATGGCTGTTTAATGACGATACGATTGATACGGTGCTGAGAGATTTAATGGAAAAAGGAATTCGCGTCGAAGGCGGAGACAAACTCGGCAAAACGATTATTTTTGCGAAAAATCATCGCCATGCGGAACGGATTGTGGAGCGCTTTGATCGATTGTATCCTGAATATAAAGGCGGCTTTGCGCGCGTCATTGATTATAGTGTAAATTATTACCAAACATTAATCGATGATTTTTCCGACCGTAACAAATTGCCGCAAATTGCCGTATCGGTTGATATGCTTGACACAGGTATTGATATCCCAGAAGTTGTGAATCTCATCTTTTTCAAAAAGGTGCGCTCCAAATCAAAGTTTTGGCAAATGATTGGGCGCGGCACTCGTTTATGTAAAGATTTATTAGGAATCGGTCAAGATAAAACGCATTTTCTTATTTTCGATTATTGTGGGAACTTTGAGTTTTTTCGCCAAAATCCAAAAGGAATCGACAGAGAAATAGGCGAAAGTCTAACGGAGCGTTTATTTAACGCCAAAGTTGAAATGATTAAAGAGCTCCAGCATGTGCGTTATCAAGACGAAGAGTACATTGCTTATCGTAACGAATTAATTGATGATGTGCTTGCGCAAATGAAGAAATTAAACGAAGAGAGCTTCCGCGTACGCCAGTGCATTCAATATGTGCATAAGTTTAAAAACCGCACGAATTGGGATTCGTTGACGGTGATGGATGTAAATGAGCTTCAACAATATATTGCGCCGCTGATTGTTCCGCTTAACGACGACGAGTTTGCGAAACGATTTGATTTACTTATGTATACGATTGAATTAGCAAAACTTCAAACGAAAAATGCAACAAAGCCGATTCGCAGCGTTGTTCGTACTGCGGAGGAACTAGCGAAACTTGGTTCCATTCCACAAGTAGCAGAACAAAAGTATATCATCGAAAAGGTGCAGACGGAAGAGTTTTGGAAAGAGGCAGATCTTTTTGAATTAGAAGCTGTTCGCGAAGCGTTGCGTGAATTAGTGAAATTTCTTGAACGAGAAACAAGAAAAATTTACTACACGAATTTTAAAGATCAAGTATTGGAAGTGAAAGAAAACGGTTCGATGTTAGAAGTAAATGACTTAAAAAATTATCGCAAAAAAGTCGAGCATTACCTTCATGAACATCGTGACCAGCTAGCAATTTACAAATTGCGTCATAATAAAAAGTTAACGGTGCAAGATTTGCGAATGTTAGAACACATTCTTTGGAACAAACTCGGGACAAAAGAAGATTATGAAAAAGAATTTGGAAATACGCCAATTATGAAACTTGTACGCAAAACGGTTGGACTTGACCCCCAAGTAGCAAACGAAGCGTTTTCGGAATTTTTATCAAACGAACGGCTAAACATTCACCAAAGTCGCTTTGTTAAACATATTGTGGACTACTTTGTAAAAAATGGTGTGATGGACAAAAAAGTACTACAAGAAGAACCGTTTAAAACTGTCGGAAGCATTGTAGATTTGTTTAAAGACAACTTAGACGATGCGCGTAAAATTATCAGCATTATTGATGAAATTAACCGAAATTCAGAAGAGATTGTAGGGGCGTAATACAAAAACCCCAGAGAGCGCGCTATTTGTTCTCTGGGGGTTATCAAAAACCTAAATGTCTTTCTAACGCCTCAATATCATCAGCATCAGTCAATATACTTAAAGCCCAATGATAAGGCGACTCGTGAAAGCCCATTGGGTCTTTCGCTAACGACCGAACAACATCTGACTTTTGAATAAGCTCTTTTGCTTCTGTTTCGCTTTTTCCAAATTCTTTTATCAGTTCACGTATAATGTGTTGAACCATTATTTCGATGTCTTTTTGAATGATCATAGACATGTAATCACCTCCGAAATGTTTAAGAGCTGTATAGCCGTATTTGTGAGCACGGCTAGCTGATCTTTATCCTTATAAGCACGTATACTTTTATAATCTGCTGATTGTAACCCACCGTCCGCCACTAGCCCATAAATCCAATCATAGTCGCATGAAGAAAAAGAGTGATTTACTTGTCTCATTCTCCATACAAAATGTTGCCATTGTTCATTCTCTTGAT contains these protein-coding regions:
- a CDS encoding ISL3 family transposase; amino-acid sequence: MYSQFIKELIDLPDVLIQKVRKEEERWIFELSLPEQCPLCPVCLKRTIKMTCKKKQWMHGYAQRIGIFWIELPVERRRCGTCGMTFSTSYPAIAPRSVATDAFQQWVAQSCIGTSIQAVARMLKLPYTTVERWFYTHAPSFLSNEIQPKAVCVDEFAFRKGHDYGVTIMDAETGEVYAIEAGKNEEAIGRALAHVSGSVQYVVSDLAPAMKKAIQGICPEATHVVDYFHVIQLFTDALERCRKYLDKGGKKHGNVRYVCRLLSQCPEKLIEEERQIVREWCNESDYLKSVYQSLQHFRYVSKSKDVQQAKRRLEAWIHRYSFCPCSVVRAIAKSLVKRTDEIISCILSPYSNGKMEGTNNKIKLIKRRGYGYRNIQRFALRVRLETANIL
- a CDS encoding restriction endonuclease subunit S, producing MKSQNYADYPLIGIDNIEKNTGNIINIKTVRECDIKGSKYYFNSDHIIYSKIRPYLNKVASPSFEGLCSTDAYPLKINKEKTNKQFILSILRSKYFVNYAIRQSKGANIPRIDQKQLLDYKTILPDLKLQDEFEYIVEQIDAQKEIMRNSLKELEHNFHSLMQRAFMGELFND
- a CDS encoding DEAD/DEAH box helicase family protein, whose translation is MLSNFSFLIDKPHYESFANACVEAEKSLVVSPATCAILTRRALELAVKWVYSFDSVLKVPYQDNLSSLIHDHGFMEIIDEELLPLLRYIVKLGNVAVHTNAMITREEAILSLHHLHQFVSWIDYCYSDEYTATDFDESLLQMGEEKRERPEELKDLYERLSSKDKRLEEMMKENEKLRALLTAKREENTKEYDFQVDELSEYETRKKYIDLELKLAGWEFKKDVVVEYPVVGMPNQEGVGYVDYVLFGNNGKPLAVIEAKRTTVDPNKGKQQAKLYADCIETMHGQRPIIFYTNGFETYIWDDLNYPARKVSGFYNKEELSLLIDRRTMKKPFKHVQINENMINRYYQKEAVLAVCDALEKKQRKALLVMATGSGKTRTAIAIVDVLTRHNWVKNILFLADRKALVMQAKNNFSHLLPNLTFCNLLDNKDNPEESRMVFSTYPTMMNAIDEAKRKDGKRLFTVGHFDLIIVDESHRSIYKKYRAIFDYFDAILLGLTATPKDEIDRNTYEIFDLENGVPTYAYELDQAVQDGYLVDYRTIETTLKFLEEGIRYDDLSDEEKERYEETFDDEVGEDIDSAALNEWLFNDDTIDTVLRDLMEKGIRVEGGDKLGKTIIFAKNHRHAERIVERFDRLYPEYKGGFARVIDYSVNYYQTLIDDFSDRNKLPQIAVSVDMLDTGIDIPEVVNLIFFKKVRSKSKFWQMIGRGTRLCKDLLGIGQDKTHFLIFDYCGNFEFFRQNPKGIDREIGESLTERLFNAKVEMIKELQHVRYQDEEYIAYRNELIDDVLAQMKKLNEESFRVRQCIQYVHKFKNRTNWDSLTVMDVNELQQYIAPLIVPLNDDEFAKRFDLLMYTIELAKLQTKNATKPIRSVVRTAEELAKLGSIPQVAEQKYIIEKVQTEEFWKEADLFELEAVREALRELVKFLERETRKIYYTNFKDQVLEVKENGSMLEVNDLKNYRKKVEHYLHEHRDQLAIYKLRHNKKLTVQDLRMLEHILWNKLGTKEDYEKEFGNTPIMKLVRKTVGLDPQVANEAFSEFLSNERLNIHQSRFVKHIVDYFVKNGVMDKKVLQEEPFKTVGSIVDLFKDNLDDARKIISIIDEINRNSEEIVGA